Proteins found in one Pelmatolapia mariae isolate MD_Pm_ZW linkage group LG7, Pm_UMD_F_2, whole genome shotgun sequence genomic segment:
- the LOC134631858 gene encoding thromboxane-A synthase-like produces MQGASDFLNVFNIEASKISVTLFLIFLGLLYWYSVRPFSVLSRCGIKHPKPVPFFGNLFMFQQGFFKPLNDLVKTYGKVCGYYLGRTPVVVVADPDMLRQVMVKDFSSFPNRRTFVFAKKPVSDCLLQLKNERWKRVRSVLTPSFSAAKMKEMVPLINTATDALMQNLNVHAESGEAFDIHRYFGYFTMDVIASVAFATQVDSQNNPDDPFVQHAQIAFTSNFFRPILLLFFAFPSIMAPLSRFIPNKRQDKMNNFFINSIHKIIKQREEQPPGQRRRDFLQLVLDARTNKESVSLEHFDTSNDAHETDVRNQQTQSSGTVQENGPPHSQEPSVRRPQKKMMTEDEIVGQAFVFLLAGYETSSNTLAFTCYLLALHPECQLRVQEEVDDFYTRHDSPDYTNVQELKYLDMVICEALRLYPPGFRFAREIEHDCVVNGQQLPKGAILEIPAGFLHYDPEHWPEPEKFIPERFTPEAKASRHPFVYLPFGAGPRNCVGMRLAQLEIKMALVHLFHNFSIKACSDTKVPLELKSSNTLGPKNGVFVKITRREQGDDLSLAD; encoded by the exons ATGCAGGGTGCAAGTGACTTTCTAAATGTATTCAACATTGAGGCCAGCAAGATATCTGTGACACTGTTCCTCATTTTTCTTGGTCTCCTCTACTG GTATTCAGTCCGTCCCTTCTCAGTCCTCTCACGATGTGGCATCAAACATCCAAAGCCAGTGCCTTTCTTTGGCAACTTATTCATGTTTCAGCAG ggttttttcaAACCTCTGAATGATCTTGTCAAAACATATGGTAAAGTATGTGG GTATTATTTGGGCCGCACACCAGTGGTAGTGGTAGCAGACCCTGATATGCTCAGACAAGTGATGGTGAAAGACTTCAGCAGCTTCCCTAACAGAAGG ACATTTGTGTTTGCCAAAAAGCCTGTATCCGATTGCTTGCTCCAGTTAAAGAATGAACGCTGGAAACGAGTGCGGAGCGTCCTGACCCCATCTTTCAGTGCTGCCAAGATGAAAGAA ATGGTTCCGCTCATCAACACAGCCACTGATGCTCTGATGCAGAATCTAAATGTCCACGCTGAGTCAGGAGAGGCCTTTGACATCCACAG ATACTTTGGCTACTTTACCATGGATGTTATTGCCAGTGTGGCATTTGCAACTCAGGTGGACTCACAGAATAACCCAGATGACCCGTTTGTCCAACATGCTCAGATTGCCTTCACCAGTAATTTCTTCAGACCtattttgttgcttttct TTGCTTTTCCCTCCATCATGGCTCCTCTGTCGAGGTTCATACCCAACAAAAGACAAGACAAGATGAATAATTTCTTCATTAACAGCATTCACAAAATCATCAAACAGAGAGAGGAGCAGCCTCCTGGGCAG AGGCGCAGAGACTTCCTGCAGCTGGTATTAGATGCCCGAACCAACAAAGAGTCAGTGTCATTGGAGCACTTTGACACATCAAACGATGCTCATGAGACTGATGTCAGGAACCAGCAGACCCAGTCTTCAGGCACAGTTCAAGAAAACGGCCCTCCTCATTCACAGGAGCCGTCTGTCAGGCGTCCACAGAAAAAGATGATGACTGAGGATGAGATTGTTGGTCAGGCTTTCGTCTTCCTCCTGGCAGGCTATGAAACCAGTAGCAACACTCTGGCTTTCACCTGCTACCTCTTGGCCCTCCACCCTGAATGTCAACTCAGAGTACAGGAAGAGGTGGATGATTTCTACACTAGACAT GACTCACCTGATTACACAAATGTGCAGGAGCTGAAGTATTTGGACATGGTTATATGTGAAGCATTACGCCTCTACCCTCCTGGATTCAG GTTTGCACGAGAAATAGAACATGACTGTGTGGTGAATGGTCAGCAACTTCCTAAAGGAGCAATACTGGAGATCCCTGCAGGCTTCCTCCATTATGACCCAGAACACTGGCCAGAGCCTGAGAAGTTCATTCCTGAGAG GTTTACACCAGAGGCCAAGGCCAGTCGACATCCATTTGTATACCTACCATTTGGAGCTGGTCCTCGTAACTGTGTGGGAATGAGGCTCGCCCAGCTTGAAATCAAAATGGCTTTAGTGCATCTGTTCCACAACTTCAGCATAAAGGCCTGTTCTGATACTAAG GTTCCTCTTGAGTTGAAGTCATCGAACACTCTTGGACCCAAAAATGGTGTTTTTGTGAAAATCACAAGAAGAGAACAAGGAGATGATCTGTCATTGGCTGATTAA